One Fimbriiglobus ruber genomic window carries:
- the istA gene encoding IS21 family transposase — MLTVDQHARIRQLHRDGLTVGQIAAQLHHSSKTILKVLAGPAPDPLAPAATRAAPVFDPVRGIVDAILAADETAPRKQRHTAQQIFRRLVADHGYAGSYAPVQRYLKGRRLDRRETFVPLDHRPGSRAEADCGHIAVDFPGGRRSVPVRIVTWSDSNAPFALALPTERTEAILHGLVEAFGFFGCVPAEVWWDNPTTVAVHVLAGRERTVHPRYAALAAHDPFTPKFCLPVTPREKPRVENRVFDLQRQWATPVPQVVDLAALNTHLRPCCVAARGRTCGGNPETVQVRFDRERAAAAPVPARPFDPCVFHPAMVDKYQTARFDHNAYSVPRRWAFRPVTVTGYVDRVAVVADGQVIATHPRSYGRGDKILDPLHFLVVLERKPAALDHAPVYRDGQLPPALPALRRALEERVGPSAGAKPYIRVLQLLARHPMGRVEQAVASGLAAGAPDAARIIATAERLAEADRGTSAETMTRPAATAALPDLSRFDHLLTRSSRGDETDDRRERPAGDGQPQDAQTSGPAGRVGPAGP, encoded by the coding sequence ATGCTCACGGTGGACCAGCACGCTCGCATTCGGCAATTGCACCGGGACGGGTTGACCGTCGGCCAGATCGCCGCCCAACTGCACCACTCGTCGAAGACCATCCTCAAGGTTCTGGCCGGTCCGGCCCCGGACCCACTGGCCCCGGCGGCCACCCGTGCGGCCCCGGTGTTCGATCCGGTTCGCGGGATCGTAGATGCGATCCTGGCCGCGGATGAGACGGCCCCGCGGAAGCAGCGGCACACCGCCCAGCAGATCTTCCGCCGGTTGGTCGCCGACCACGGGTACGCCGGCAGCTACGCCCCGGTCCAGCGGTACCTGAAGGGCCGCCGCCTCGACCGCCGGGAGACATTCGTCCCTCTCGACCATCGCCCGGGGTCACGGGCCGAAGCCGACTGCGGACACATCGCGGTCGACTTCCCGGGCGGCCGGCGATCGGTTCCGGTCCGGATCGTCACCTGGAGTGACTCGAACGCCCCGTTCGCTCTCGCCCTGCCGACCGAGCGGACTGAGGCGATCCTGCACGGATTGGTCGAGGCGTTCGGGTTCTTCGGGTGTGTCCCGGCGGAAGTCTGGTGGGACAACCCAACGACCGTCGCCGTCCACGTCCTGGCCGGCCGGGAGCGGACCGTCCACCCGCGGTACGCGGCCCTCGCGGCCCACGACCCGTTCACCCCGAAGTTCTGTCTCCCGGTTACCCCCCGGGAGAAGCCGCGGGTCGAGAACCGGGTGTTCGACCTGCAGCGGCAGTGGGCCACCCCGGTTCCCCAGGTGGTCGACTTGGCCGCGTTGAACACGCATCTCCGACCGTGCTGTGTCGCGGCCCGCGGGCGGACGTGTGGCGGGAACCCCGAGACCGTTCAGGTCCGGTTCGACCGGGAGCGGGCGGCCGCCGCCCCGGTCCCGGCCCGCCCGTTCGACCCGTGCGTGTTCCACCCGGCCATGGTCGACAAGTACCAGACGGCGCGGTTCGACCACAACGCGTACAGCGTCCCCCGCCGGTGGGCGTTCCGCCCGGTCACCGTCACAGGGTACGTGGATCGGGTCGCAGTCGTCGCCGACGGGCAGGTGATCGCGACCCACCCGCGGTCCTACGGTCGCGGGGACAAGATCCTCGATCCGTTACATTTCCTGGTCGTCCTGGAGCGGAAGCCGGCCGCCCTCGACCACGCCCCCGTGTACCGGGACGGGCAGTTGCCGCCCGCCCTTCCGGCCCTCCGGCGCGCTCTGGAGGAGCGGGTCGGGCCATCCGCCGGGGCCAAGCCGTACATTCGCGTTCTCCAGTTGCTCGCCCGCCACCCGATGGGCCGGGTCGAGCAAGCGGTCGCGTCCGGGTTGGCCGCCGGTGCCCCCGACGCCGCCCGCATCATCGCGACCGCCGAGCGTCTGGCGGAGGCCGACCGGGGAACGTCGGCCGAGACAATGACCCGGCCGGCCGCCACCGCCGCCCTTCCCGACTTGTCCCGGTTCGACCACTTGTTAACCCGTTCCTCCCGAGGAGATGAAACCGATGACCGACGCGAACGCCCTGCTGGTGACGGCCAACCTCAAGACGCTCAAACTTCCGGCCCTGCGGGCCGAGTGGGACCAGCTGGCCCGTGA
- a CDS encoding Mu transposase domain-containing protein, with product MPQVSHLGALNQHLRQCCLSARERTCGTNHETVGVRFARDRVAALAVLGRPFDACVIETGGVDKYQSVGFDGNRYSVPRRYAFRAVTVKGFIDRVEIVADNRVVATHARTYAKQERVLDPRHFLVVLERKPAALDHAPVYRDWQLPPAFHELRIRLEALLGPRTGSRQYIRVLQLLARFPLDRVEQAVALALARGDPNATAITAAIERLSDGANRERPSDPATITVPPPDLSRYDRLVPHSPFGGDHDRGDPTPAPGQPEAAEITDDAGRARETGPRSDHPE from the coding sequence GTGCCCCAGGTGAGTCATCTCGGGGCGCTCAACCAGCACCTGCGGCAGTGCTGCCTGTCCGCCCGCGAGCGGACGTGCGGAACGAATCACGAGACGGTCGGCGTTCGCTTCGCGCGGGACCGGGTCGCGGCCCTGGCCGTCCTGGGGCGGCCGTTCGACGCCTGCGTCATCGAGACGGGTGGGGTCGACAAGTACCAGTCCGTCGGGTTCGACGGCAACCGGTACAGCGTGCCGCGACGGTATGCCTTCCGCGCGGTCACCGTGAAGGGGTTCATCGACCGCGTCGAGATCGTCGCCGACAACCGGGTCGTGGCCACCCACGCGCGGACGTATGCGAAGCAGGAGCGGGTCCTCGATCCCCGACATTTCCTGGTCGTGTTGGAGCGCAAGCCGGCCGCCCTCGATCACGCCCCGGTCTACCGCGACTGGCAACTCCCGCCCGCCTTCCACGAACTCCGGATCCGCCTCGAAGCCCTCCTCGGTCCGCGGACCGGGTCGCGGCAGTACATCCGGGTCCTCCAACTCCTGGCCCGCTTCCCGCTCGACCGCGTCGAGCAGGCCGTCGCACTCGCCCTGGCTCGCGGCGATCCCAATGCGACGGCGATCACCGCCGCCATCGAACGACTGTCGGACGGTGCCAACCGCGAGCGGCCGTCGGACCCGGCCACCATCACCGTGCCTCCCCCGGACCTTTCCCGCTACGACCGACTCGTACCCCATTCCCCGTTCGGAGGCGACCATGACCGAGGCGACCCCACTCCTGCTCCAGGCCAACCTGAAGCAGCTGAGATTACCGACGATGCTGGCCGAGCACGAGAAACTGGCCCGCGAAGCGACCACCCGGAATGA
- the istB gene encoding IS21-like element helper ATPase IstB, with the protein MTEATPLLLQANLKQLRLPTMLAEHEKLAREATTRNEPYDGYLLRLTELEVAARTANAIAARIRAAGFPVVKDLDTFDFTALPALPKQKILELTRREWIDQSTNACLIGGSGTGKTHVATAIGLALCRVGLRVRFVTAASLVTELEAAQQQHRLDRLLANLERVDLLILDELGDLSFSRAGAELLFQVFADRYERKSLLLTSNLPFSEWGQISQGERMTAALLDRLTHRCHIFEMNGESYRFRESMKAKDGQTMKAAKPKK; encoded by the coding sequence ATGACCGAGGCGACCCCACTCCTGCTCCAGGCCAACCTGAAGCAGCTGAGATTACCGACGATGCTGGCCGAGCACGAGAAACTGGCCCGCGAAGCGACCACCCGGAATGAACCCTACGACGGGTACTTGCTCCGCCTGACCGAACTCGAAGTGGCCGCCCGCACGGCCAACGCGATCGCCGCCCGCATCCGCGCGGCCGGCTTCCCGGTCGTCAAGGATCTGGACACGTTCGACTTCACCGCGCTGCCCGCGTTACCGAAGCAGAAGATCCTCGAACTGACCCGCCGCGAGTGGATCGACCAGTCCACCAACGCCTGCCTGATCGGGGGCTCGGGAACCGGGAAAACGCACGTCGCCACGGCCATCGGCCTCGCCCTCTGTCGCGTGGGGTTACGGGTGCGGTTCGTCACCGCGGCGAGCCTGGTCACCGAGCTCGAAGCCGCACAACAGCAACACCGACTCGATCGGTTGCTCGCGAACCTGGAGCGGGTCGATCTGTTGATCCTCGACGAGTTGGGCGACCTGTCGTTCAGCCGGGCGGGTGCCGAGCTACTCTTCCAGGTGTTCGCCGACCGGTACGAGCGGAAGAGCTTGCTGCTCACCAGCAACCTGCCGTTCAGCGAATGGGGCCAGATCTCTCAGGGCGAGCGGATGACGGCCGCACTCCTGGATCGCCTGACCCACCGCTGCCACATCTTCGAGATGAATGGCGAAAGTTACCGCTTCCGGGAGTCGATGAAAGCGAAAGACGGCCAGACGATGAAAGCCGCCAAACCCAAGAAGTGA
- a CDS encoding transposase, protein MSSSHTTPPPCHWFSRLGGALDCRSGARLARLFVGAVVARGRRTVTGWIRAAGLSDQFRSCDTTVAAVGRRTDACATRLMNAVVKPLVAADESLTLALDDTPTERYGPQVPGAGVHHNPTTGPAGSAYVYGHVWVVLGLLVTHPTWGITALPLLARLYVRAKDVAGIPAVDRPVFRTKHAMGVELVRWAVGCLGEWGKVLWVVADGAYATAPFLKPVIALGVRVVSRLRSDAALWTEPGPRRPGQRGGGGSTVTGGCRWPSGPPRRAGGRPGRSSCTGSRRPSGTRRSWPRGGRPAGPSGSSWSTNRPGGGRTSVPIRPRPSPTF, encoded by the coding sequence ATGTCATCCTCGCACACAACCCCGCCCCCGTGCCACTGGTTTTCCCGCCTCGGCGGGGCTCTCGATTGCCGGTCCGGCGCCCGACTGGCCCGGTTGTTCGTCGGGGCGGTCGTCGCTCGGGGTCGGCGGACGGTCACCGGGTGGATTCGGGCGGCCGGGTTGAGCGACCAGTTCCGGTCGTGTGACACGACCGTGGCGGCCGTCGGCCGGCGGACGGATGCGTGTGCGACCCGGCTCATGAACGCCGTCGTGAAGCCCCTGGTGGCGGCCGACGAGTCCCTGACACTGGCTCTCGATGACACCCCAACCGAGCGGTACGGGCCGCAGGTCCCGGGGGCCGGCGTGCATCACAACCCGACCACCGGCCCGGCCGGGTCGGCGTACGTGTACGGGCACGTGTGGGTCGTCCTCGGGTTGCTCGTGACCCACCCGACGTGGGGGATCACGGCCCTCCCCCTCCTCGCCCGGTTGTACGTCCGGGCCAAGGACGTGGCGGGCATTCCGGCGGTCGACCGGCCGGTCTTCCGGACCAAGCACGCGATGGGCGTCGAACTCGTCCGGTGGGCGGTCGGGTGCCTGGGCGAGTGGGGGAAAGTCTTGTGGGTGGTGGCCGACGGGGCGTATGCCACGGCTCCGTTCCTGAAGCCGGTCATCGCCCTCGGGGTCCGGGTGGTGAGCCGCCTGCGGTCGGACGCGGCCTTGTGGACGGAACCGGGTCCGCGGCGGCCGGGCCAGCGGGGCGGCGGCGGATCTACGGTGACCGGCGGATGTCGCTGGCCAAGCGGGCCGCCCAGAAGGGCGGGTGGTCGACCGGGACGTTCGTCCTGTACGGGAAGCCGACGACCAAGCGGTACAAGACGTTCGTGGCCACGTGGCGGCCGGCCGGCGGGGCCATCCGGGTCGTCGTGGTCGACGAACCGACCGGGTGGCGGGCGTACTTCTGTACCGATCCGTCCGCGACCGTCGCCGACATTCTGA
- a CDS encoding IS701 family transposase — protein MTEQEIVGVGPAFARYLGRYRDVFRQDRTAAHFDTYCRGLLSDLPRKSIEPIALASGTTVRTLQLFVTTSVWSYDEARTRLHRFVADTLADLPTDPVGTVGVIDETSSRKWGDHTPGVQRQYLGCVGKVDNGIVTVHVGVTHGTFRTLLDADLFLPESWDVDRARCQAAGIPDTVRHHPKWRLALDQLLRANTNGITFDGLTFDEGYGAAVPLLTVLGVMGQRFVGEIPTHFAVRDAAGGPSRRADERLTGGHAERGRVYRLTRQTTRPSVWRVATAIVWVADRKHTLMVARNDATGEIKYFLTNATAEPVARILAVAFRRWTVEHLFRVAKQEVGLMHDEGRDYTGLMRHRTLAVVVLGFVAAHTERLRGEKPRRDDGAGVPGAQRPVRDPVPAATGNRGHPTYQRRNSIPPAAKQASHPIS, from the coding sequence ATGACCGAGCAGGAAATCGTGGGCGTCGGCCCGGCGTTCGCCCGGTATCTGGGCCGGTATCGGGACGTGTTCCGGCAAGACCGCACGGCCGCCCACTTCGACACGTATTGTCGGGGCCTGTTATCCGACCTGCCGCGGAAATCGATCGAACCGATCGCGTTGGCGAGCGGGACGACGGTCCGTACCCTCCAGTTGTTCGTGACGACCTCGGTGTGGTCGTACGACGAGGCCCGGACGCGGTTGCACCGATTCGTGGCCGATACGCTGGCCGATCTCCCGACCGATCCCGTCGGAACGGTCGGGGTGATCGACGAGACGAGCAGCCGGAAGTGGGGGGATCACACTCCGGGCGTCCAACGGCAGTACCTGGGGTGTGTGGGCAAGGTCGACAATGGGATCGTGACCGTCCACGTGGGGGTCACCCACGGCACCTTTCGCACCCTGTTGGACGCCGACCTGTTCCTACCCGAGTCGTGGGACGTGGACCGCGCGCGGTGTCAAGCGGCCGGCATCCCGGACACCGTCCGGCACCACCCGAAGTGGCGGCTGGCCCTCGACCAACTCCTCCGGGCGAACACGAACGGGATCACGTTCGACGGGCTGACGTTCGACGAAGGGTACGGGGCAGCCGTCCCGCTCCTGACCGTGTTGGGCGTGATGGGACAGCGGTTCGTGGGTGAAATCCCGACGCATTTCGCCGTCCGGGACGCGGCCGGGGGCCCCTCCCGGCGGGCCGACGAGCGGTTGACCGGGGGTCACGCCGAGCGGGGGCGAGTGTACCGGTTGACCCGCCAGACGACCCGCCCGTCGGTCTGGCGGGTGGCCACCGCCATCGTCTGGGTGGCCGACCGCAAGCACACCCTGATGGTCGCCCGCAACGACGCGACCGGGGAGATCAAGTACTTCCTGACGAACGCCACGGCCGAGCCGGTGGCTCGGATTCTCGCCGTCGCCTTCCGCCGGTGGACGGTCGAGCATCTATTCCGGGTCGCCAAACAGGAAGTCGGACTGATGCACGACGAGGGGCGGGATTACACGGGGCTGATGCGGCACCGGACCCTGGCCGTGGTCGTCCTCGGATTCGTCGCCGCCCACACGGAGCGGCTCCGGGGGGAAAAACCCAGACGTGACGATGGAGCAGGTGTGCCGGGCGCTCAACGTCCGGTGCGCGATCCTGTTCCGGCGGCGACGGGGAACCGGGGCCACCCAACATACCAGCGACGTAATTCAATACCACCAGCGGCGAAACAAGCAAGCCACCCGATCTCATAA
- a CDS encoding IS5 family transposase, with the protein MDATVRKPYPTDLTDLQWEIIQVVLPAARPGGRPRSVDLREVMNAILYVNRSGCQWSMLPHDFPAKSTVYEYFAQWRDDGTWQELLDVLREGYREVHAPSHERTPSAASIDSQSVKGTEHAGGNGYDAGKKIQGRKRSIVVDTLGLLMAVAVTAGHVDDAAAAPTVLESLDREAYPRRKVVWADGKYHNHTLNGWKDGHPELGWELVIVRRPDGAKGFTLLPKRWVVERTFGWLGRARRLSRNYERLNSSSESMIRVRSIQLILNRMDPQERYPPFKYRVASK; encoded by the coding sequence ATGGACGCGACCGTTCGCAAACCGTACCCGACGGATTTGACCGACCTCCAATGGGAGATCATTCAAGTCGTCTTGCCCGCCGCCCGGCCGGGGGGGCGGCCCCGGTCGGTGGACCTCCGGGAGGTGATGAACGCGATCCTGTACGTGAACCGATCGGGGTGCCAGTGGTCGATGCTCCCGCACGACTTCCCGGCCAAGAGTACGGTGTACGAGTACTTCGCCCAGTGGCGGGACGACGGCACCTGGCAAGAACTTCTGGACGTCCTCCGGGAGGGGTATCGGGAGGTCCATGCTCCCAGTCACGAGCGGACCCCGAGCGCCGCGAGCATCGACAGCCAGTCGGTCAAGGGGACCGAACACGCGGGCGGGAACGGGTACGATGCGGGCAAGAAAATCCAGGGCCGGAAGCGGTCGATCGTGGTCGATACGCTCGGTCTGTTGATGGCCGTGGCGGTGACTGCGGGCCACGTCGACGACGCGGCCGCGGCCCCCACCGTACTCGAATCCTTGGACCGTGAGGCGTATCCCCGGCGGAAGGTCGTGTGGGCCGACGGGAAGTACCACAACCATACCCTGAACGGGTGGAAGGACGGCCACCCGGAACTCGGGTGGGAACTCGTCATCGTCCGCCGGCCGGACGGGGCGAAGGGGTTCACCCTGTTACCCAAGCGGTGGGTCGTGGAGCGGACGTTCGGGTGGCTCGGGCGGGCCCGGCGGTTGAGTCGCAATTACGAGCGACTGAATAGTTCCAGCGAATCCATGATCCGTGTGCGGTCGATCCAACTGATCCTCAATCGCATGGATCCGCAAGAGCGTTATCCCCCATTCAAATACAGAGTTGCATCAAAATAG
- a CDS encoding IS5 family transposase: MDATVRKPYPTDLTDLQWEIIQVVLPAARPGGRPRSVDLREVLNAIVYVNRSGCQWSMLPHDFPAKSTVYEYFAQWRDDGTWQELLDVLREGYREVHAPSHERTPSAASIDSQSVKGTEHAGGNGYDAGKKIQGRKRSIVVDTLGLLMVVAVTAGHVDDAAAAPTVLESLDRDAYPRLKVVWADGKYHNHALNGWKDGHPELGWELVIVRRPDGVKGFTLLPKRWVVERTFGWLGRARRLSRNYERLNSSSESMIRVRSIQLILNRMDPQERYPPFKYRVASK; the protein is encoded by the coding sequence ATGGATGCGACCGTTCGCAAACCGTATCCGACCGATTTGACCGACCTCCAATGGGAGATCATCCAGGTCGTCCTGCCGGCCGCCCGACCCGGAGGACGCCCCCGGTCGGTGGACCTCCGGGAGGTGCTGAACGCGATCGTGTACGTGAACCGGTCGGGGTGTCAGTGGTCGATGCTCCCGCACGACTTCCCGGCCAAGAGTACGGTGTACGAATACTTCGCCCAGTGGCGGGACGATGGCACCTGGCAAGAACTCCTGGATGTCCTCCGGGAGGGGTATCGGGAAGTCCACGCCCCGAGTCACGAGCGGACCCCGAGTGCCGCGAGCATCGACAGCCAGTCGGTCAAAGGGACCGAACACGCGGGCGGGAACGGGTACGATGCGGGCAAGAAAATCCAGGGCCGGAAGCGGTCGATCGTGGTCGATACGCTGGGCCTGCTGATGGTCGTGGCGGTGACCGCCGGGCACGTCGACGACGCGGCCGCGGCCCCCACCGTACTCGAATCCTTGGACCGTGACGCGTACCCGCGATTGAAGGTCGTGTGGGCCGACGGGAAGTACCACAACCATGCCCTGAACGGGTGGAAAGACGGCCACCCGGAACTCGGATGGGAACTCGTCATCGTCCGCCGACCGGACGGGGTAAAGGGGTTCACCCTGTTACCCAAGCGGTGGGTCGTCGAGCGGACGTTCGGGTGGCTCGGGCGGGCCCGGCGGTTAAGTCGTAATTATGAGCGACTGAATAGTTCCAGCGAATCCATGATTCGTGTGCGGTCAATCCAGCTGATCCTCAATCGCATGGATCCACAAGAGCGTTATCCCCCGTTTAAATATAGAGTTGCATCAAAATAG
- a CDS encoding IS3 family transposase (programmed frameshift), whose amino-acid sequence MATKRKTHTAAFKAQVALAAIKGDRTINQVASQYDVHPTLIHAWKKQLLAGAETVFASGVKPTGPPDDKTDELYAQIGRLKVELDWVKKKILPPSVDARRALIDDDHPALSIRRQCALVGLNRSTRYYDPVPETAENLRRMRWIDEQYTRCPFYGSRRITAWLAGQGHEVNRKRVQRLLRIMGLEAIYPRPKLSAGPAHKVYPYLLRGVAIDRVNQVWSADITYVPLPSGFMYLAATIDWFSRSVIAWRLSNTLDGSFCQDMLDDALGRGTPEVFNTDQGVQFTARSWIDRVETAGASVSMDGRGRCLDNVFVERLWRSVKYEDVYLRGYESVSALTSGLRSYFAFYNGQRLHQSLDYRTPAAVYEGTSGDEERVFRPEALRGVKGFGAENHPAERIDE is encoded by the exons ATGGCGACGAAACGAAAAACACACACGGCGGCGTTCAAGGCCCAGGTCGCACTGGCAGCGATCAAGGGGGATCGGACCATCAACCAGGTGGCTTCCCAGTACGATGTCCACCCGACCCTGATCCACGCCTGGAAGAAGCAGTTACTGGCCGGAGCGGAGACGGTGTTCGCGTCCGGGGTCAAGCCGACCGGACCGCCGGACGACAAGACCGACGAGTTGTACGCGCAGATCGGGCGACTCAAGGTCGAACTCGACTGGGTGAAAAAAAAAATCT TGCCGCCCTCGGTTGACGCCCGGCGGGCTCTGATCGACGACGATCACCCCGCGCTGAGCATCCGTCGGCAGTGCGCACTGGTCGGCCTGAACCGGTCGACCCGGTACTACGACCCGGTCCCGGAGACGGCCGAGAATCTCCGGCGGATGCGGTGGATCGATGAGCAATACACCCGGTGCCCGTTCTATGGCAGCCGGCGGATCACCGCGTGGCTGGCGGGTCAGGGCCATGAGGTGAACCGCAAGCGGGTCCAGCGGCTCCTGCGGATCATGGGGTTGGAAGCCATCTACCCGCGGCCGAAATTGTCCGCCGGGCCGGCCCATAAGGTGTACCCATACCTACTCCGGGGCGTCGCGATCGATCGGGTCAACCAGGTCTGGTCGGCCGATATTACATATGTCCCGCTGCCGTCCGGGTTCATGTACCTGGCCGCGACGATTGACTGGTTCAGCCGGTCTGTCATCGCCTGGCGGTTGTCGAACACGCTCGACGGGTCGTTCTGCCAGGACATGCTGGACGACGCGTTGGGCCGGGGCACGCCGGAGGTGTTCAACACCGATCAGGGCGTCCAGTTTACGGCCCGGAGTTGGATCGACCGGGTGGAGACGGCCGGGGCGTCGGTCAGCATGGATGGTCGCGGGCGGTGTCTAGATAATGTATTCGTCGAACGGCTGTGGCGAAGTGTCAAATACGAAGATGTGTATCTACGGGGGTACGAGTCGGTGTCGGCGCTGACGAGCGGGTTACGGTCGTACTTCGCGTTCTACAACGGGCAGCGGTTGCATCAGTCGTTGGACTACCGGACGCCCGCGGCTGTGTACGAGGGGACGTCGGGGGATGAGGAAAGGGTTTTCCGCCCCGAAGCCCTCCGCGGGGTGAAGGGCTTCGGGGCGGAAAACCATCCGGCAGAACGGATCGACGAATGA
- a CDS encoding transposase, producing the protein MHVHFEVLRGIPVKVTVTPGNRSETVPLRAMLIGNCLYVIDRGYAEYRLFEPPHELRTPS; encoded by the coding sequence ATGCACGTTCACTTCGAGGTCTTGCGTGGAATTCCTGTCAAAGTCACTGTGACGCCCGGCAACCGTTCGGAAACCGTGCCGTTACGTGCCATGCTAATAGGCAACTGTTTGTACGTCATTGACCGTGGCTATGCCGAGTACAGGCTGTTTGAACCTCCCCACGAGTTGCGGACACCAAGTTAA
- a CDS encoding IS3 family transposase (programmed frameshift) — protein sequence MSETRRTFTREFKVAAVKLVTEKGRSVSEAARSLGIGAELLRRWKVALDAEGSEAFPGHGHLPPAEEELRRLKADVARLTAERDIPKKSYGTLCPGVAMRYAVIDDHAGEWAVTRMCDVLGVSTAGYYAWRARDASPQQQRRETLTAAIAAVHAQVHARYGSPRMHAELADQGHDCCVNTVACLMREDGIAAKTTRKFRQTTDSNHPHPVAENVLDRQFDPTTKNASWVADMTYIPTREGWLYLAAVEDLFSRMVVGWSMAATMTSRLVVDALGMAVARRLPGAALVAHSDRGSQYASDHYQRLLGSHGITCSMSRRANCWDNAPMESFFASLKKELVHDEDYPTRQRATASIFEYIETFDNRVRRHSALGYLSPADFEALHPG from the exons ATGTCAGAAACACGACGGACGTTCACCCGCGAGTTCAAAGTCGCGGCGGTCAAGTTGGTCACCGAAAAAGGTCGTTCGGTGTCCGAAGCCGCTCGCAGTCTCGGCATTGGTGCCGAACTGCTTCGGCGGTGGAAGGTCGCGCTCGATGCCGAGGGCTCGGAGGCGTTCCCGGGCCACGGGCATCTGCCTCCCGCGGAGGAGGAACTCCGTCGACTCAAGGCCGACGTGGCTCGCCTCACGGCCGAGCGGGACATCC CTAAAAAAAGCTACGGCACTCTTTGCCCGGGAGTCGCGATGAGGTACGCCGTCATCGACGACCACGCGGGCGAGTGGGCCGTCACGAGGATGTGCGATGTCCTCGGGGTGTCGACGGCTGGGTACTACGCGTGGCGGGCTCGGGACGCCAGCCCGCAGCAGCAACGGCGGGAAACGTTGACCGCTGCGATCGCCGCTGTCCACGCCCAGGTGCATGCCCGGTACGGTAGCCCGCGGATGCACGCGGAGTTAGCGGACCAGGGGCACGACTGCTGCGTGAATACGGTGGCCTGTCTCATGAGAGAGGACGGAATTGCGGCGAAAACGACGCGCAAATTCCGTCAGACCACGGACTCGAATCACCCCCATCCGGTGGCCGAGAACGTACTCGATCGGCAGTTCGATCCGACCACGAAGAATGCGTCGTGGGTGGCTGACATGACATACATCCCGACCCGCGAGGGATGGCTCTATCTGGCCGCGGTCGAGGATCTGTTCAGCCGTATGGTGGTCGGGTGGTCGATGGCCGCAACGATGACGAGCCGATTGGTCGTCGATGCCTTGGGGATGGCCGTTGCCCGTCGCCTCCCGGGGGCCGCATTGGTTGCCCACTCGGATCGCGGGAGCCAGTACGCCAGTGACCACTACCAACGACTGTTGGGGTCGCACGGGATCACCTGCAGTATGAGCCGTCGGGCCAACTGCTGGGACAATGCGCCGATGGAAAGCTTCTTCGCGAGCCTGAAAAAAGAGCTGGTCCATGACGAAGATTATCCAACCCGTCAGCGGGCGACGGCCAGCATCTTCGAGTACATCGAGACGTTCGACAACCGGGTGCGGAGACACTCGGCGCTGGGTTACCTCTCGCCAGCGGATTTCGAAGCGTTGCACCCCGGATAA